CGATATAAGCCTCGCTACGTTCGATTGGCCAAAGCTGGCGCACCAGGGTGTCGATGGTCACGCTGCCAGTGTTGGTGAGTACCCAACGCTGATGCCCGATGGCTTCGTGGATAGCGATCAGCGCCTGGGCGATAGTCAGGCCATCTGCAGGTTGGGTGACCTGTGCAAGCAACGCCTGGCGGCGTACCTGCTTGTAAGCCGCAATACGCGCGATGCGTTCGTTCACCAAGGCTCGCGCCGTGCTATCGCACCGTTCGGCGGATGCCTGCACCGCCTCGGCAATACGCGCGATGGAGGCGACCACGTTGGCGTGCAGGACCAGGTCGGCGCACACCAGTTTCTGGCTGTCGGCCACCCAACTGCTGATGAGCAGCGAATGGGTGCCCAGTGTGGCGATGTACAAACCTGGGTGGGGTTTCTGCCCAGAGTTGGCCAGCAGGCCATACAGGTCCTGGACTTCCAGGGCCAACAGAAAGTCGCATTCGCCCAGCAGGTGTGCATCATGGTCCTGGAAGACCAGAGGGTGGGTATTGGGCACGTTATACCGGCCATTGCGTGAAATCACAGCGGTACCGGTGAGGCTGGCGATCCCCAGCAGCTGCTCGGCCTGCTTATCGTCGAGTGCGGCGTAGTCAATGGCGATGACGGGGTACTGCGCGGTCATCAACTGGGTGACCAGTTCGGCCAGTTGCTGGTCGTCCAGCGCCGGCAAGCGTTCCGGGCGCACCGGCCCGGCCGGCAGTGAGAGCCCGTCGGCCAGTGACTCTTCCTGAACCGCACTGTCGATGGCGACATAACACGGGGCATGGGGCTCGGCGGCGCAGAGTTTGAGCGCGCGTTGCACCGACTCCAGGGTGGCGGCCTGGGACACCGGCATGTCCGTCCATTTGGTGTAGCCCGAGAGGATTTTATCGATGCTCTGGGATGTGTGAATCCAGTCGATCCACGGGCGGCGCAGGGCCGCATCAATCGGCCCATTGCCGCCCAATACCAGCAACGGCACGCGGTCGCACCAGGCGTTGAAGATGGCCATGCTCGCGTGCTGCAAGCCGATATTGGCGTGCACCAATACCGCCATGTGCTTGCCGCTGGCTTTGTAATAACCGTGGGCCATGGCCACCGAGATTTCTTCATGGCAGCACATCAGGATGGCCGGCACGGCATGGTCGGGGTGATGCACCAGCGAGTCATGAATGCCGCGAAATGATGCGCCGGGGTTGAAACAGACGTACTCGATGCCCTGGTTGATCAACAGATCCACAAGCAAATCGGAAAAATACTTCATCGCGTACGCTCCATGTGGTGGGACAGATAGGTGTGTTCGTCTGCGCCGATGGCGCAGCGATAAGGCAGTACGTGGGCGGTCAGCCGCCCGCCAAGGCCCTGTTGCATTTGGGCTGGCAAGTGAATGGCGTTGTGTTGCCGGTCTATCGCCGGCATGGGTTCGAGCAGGTGGTCGTCGAAAAAGCGGTCGTGCTGGCCGGCCTCCACGCCGATAAAACCGTCAAAGGCCGCCAGCAGTGCGCGGTGGGCGGCAATCAGCGGGCCGACTTCAGCGACCTGCACGCCCAGGTAGACCGGCAAGCCCCAGCGGCGGCATTGCTCTATCATTTTTGCGCTGCTGAGCAAGCCACCGCATTTGGCAATGCGCAGGTTCACCGCATCCAGCGCCTGGTTTTGCCAGGCGTGTTCCAGGCTCAGGGCCGAGGTGACCGACTCGTCGAGCATGATCGGCACGCCATGCTTGAGGCGCGCCTGGCGGTAATCCTCCAGGCTGCCACGCGGCAAGGGCTCCTCGAACAACGCCACGCCGAGCTCGCGAAACTGCCGGGC
The DNA window shown above is from Pseudomonas sp. BSw22131 and carries:
- a CDS encoding thiamine pyrophosphate-binding protein; this translates as MKYFSDLLVDLLINQGIEYVCFNPGASFRGIHDSLVHHPDHAVPAILMCCHEEISVAMAHGYYKASGKHMAVLVHANIGLQHASMAIFNAWCDRVPLLVLGGNGPIDAALRRPWIDWIHTSQSIDKILSGYTKWTDMPVSQAATLESVQRALKLCAAEPHAPCYVAIDSAVQEESLADGLSLPAGPVRPERLPALDDQQLAELVTQLMTAQYPVIAIDYAALDDKQAEQLLGIASLTGTAVISRNGRYNVPNTHPLVFQDHDAHLLGECDFLLALEVQDLYGLLANSGQKPHPGLYIATLGTHSLLISSWVADSQKLVCADLVLHANVVASIARIAEAVQASAERCDSTARALVNERIARIAAYKQVRRQALLAQVTQPADGLTIAQALIAIHEAIGHQRWVLTNTGSVTIDTLVRQLWPIERSEAYIGMSGGAGLGYGLGAAIGAAVAHKGTGRLSINLQSDGDLLYTPSALWTLSAYDIPLLVLVINNRLYLNSKQHAERIADLRQRPSDLSNLGTSFLENEVDFVALAKTFDLYSPGSADTPASIQEKIADCLAYMETHGKPALLEIKTL